In Spirochaeta isovalerica, the genomic window TGGTTATGATATTTTTCTCTATCTGTTCGAGGGGCAGTCTGTCTCCAACCGGAGTTATGACAGAGCAGTCGCTTCCCGCTATTCCCGACATGATCTTCTCCTCTCAACCGCTTATCCGGAAGTTCACCATTCTGATGGATTAACGGTTGAATTTCAAGACGTTCAGATACCTGTTCCGTCAAGAAAAACGCAATCGGGACACTGCTCCTCTTTCACCAGCCCCAGTTTCATCAAAAGCCCGAAAATCCGGCACCCCGCGCAGAAACGGAACACCGCTTCGAGAAAAGAGAAGAGGGCGAGCATTCCCAGAAGGAATAGCGCCGGTCCGGAAGCCTGGTTAAGCAGAAAGACTACCGAAGCGGCAGATAAGCTGAGTCCGATCATAGCGGCAAATCTTTTGGGTTTGAACACAATCTGTTTTCTTTTGAAACGGGCCAGGGGGGCGATGATTTTGCCCGAAATATAGGCTAAGGGGCTGAACCGCGGTATGAGAAATACCCTGATGGCAAAATCTCCCGCAAGGAGAAATGCGGGAATCAGACTTCCTGTAAACAATGTCAGAAGACTGAGGAACAGCACCTGCAGGGCTATCCCTCTGACGACGGCTTCATTGACTCTATATGGTCTATTCAATGTTTTCATGAGAATAAAATAATAATGTCTACTAAAAAGGTCAACTAAGTAGATAATGAAATTTATATGATGTTTTCCAGTTTATACAAAAAAATCGTAACAGCCAGAAGATCGGCACAACCGCCCGGGCTGATATTGCGCTCTGCGAAGTCCCGGTCCATCCGGTGAAGAATTTCCCTACCCTTAAGGTTCCCGGATCCTCCCGCCTCAAGAGCTTCTCCGGCTTGCTCTTTCACCCTCTTAAGGGATTCGGTTCCTCCCCGGTGAAGCACGTTGCTGTCTTCGACTTCTGTCATTAAAAGAAGCAGAATATCGACCAGACGGTTGTTCCACTCTCCGGCAGATCGGCGTAAAGCCGGTAAAGCCGACCCGGTCACAGAGGGGAATCCCGCTTCCGCTTCCCCCCGTATTCCTGTCGTTCCCGAATCCTGGAAGAGCTTTTCACCGTGGGTCTGTTTCCGGTTTGAAACGGCCAGCTCTCTCTCCACAATGCCCCGGCACATTTGCGATGCAATTCCGCAGAGATCATCTCCTGTGATGTTTTTACCCGGAGTCTCGTTTTTCAGAAGATATCCCGCCGAAGCGCAGAGGATACCCAGCGAGAAGATTAGTCCTTTGTGAGTGTTGATGCCGGAGGTCGCCTCGAACATGGCCTTTTCCGCTTCGATTCCTATGGGCCGGATCTGCCGCAGAAGGTTCAACAGATCAGAACCGGTGAAATGAAAGCCTGTTTCTGTCATAGAGGAAAAATAGGGGTGAAGAACCGCGGCGCTGCTGCAGAAGGTAAAAAGATCCATATCCTTATGAGCGCCGTTGTTATAGCGGTCGACCAGTCCCGGTTTGGGACCGGCCGCCGCCTCATGGAGCATGGCTTCCACGGCCAGAGAAGCGATCCGCTCCTCCGGCCTGTTAAAAGTCACGATTTGACCTGGTGAACAACGTCGATAATGGTGCCGTCGCGGTATTCCACCAGAGCGACGACTTTTTCTTCGAACTCGATTTTTTCCGGGGTTCCCGCCACTCTCTGGGCTTTGTCTCTGAGCTCCTCTATTGTGTAGAGGGGGAGGGTGGTTTCCCGAAGCCTCTTCAGAACATCCTGTCTTCTGGGGTTTACGGCTATTCCCCGGTCCGTAACCAGCACGTCGACGGTCTCGCCCGGCGTTATTATGGTCTGGACGTTGTCCACGACCGTAGCTGTCCGGCCGCGGATCAGAGGGGCCACTATAATGGAAAGGCCCGAACCGACGGCCGTATCGGAATGGCCTCCCGAGGCGCCGCGCAAAACTCCGTCCGATCCGGTCAGGACATTGACATTAAAGTTCACATCGATTTCCAGAGCGCTGAGTATAACCACATTCAGTTTGTTAACGGCGCACCCCTTATTCAGAGGATTGGCGTAATAGGACGCGGAAATTTCCGTGTGGTAGCGGTTGTTGGCAATGGATTTAACGGCGTCGAGGTCAAAGCTCTGGGTATCGAGAAGCTTGGTGATCAGCCCTTCTTCATGAAGCTTGACCATCTGGCTGGTAATGCCTCCCAGACCCCAGCTCGCTTTCACATTTCTCTCGATCATGTAGTCGCGAAGATACTTGGTCGTCGCCAGCGAGGCGCCGCCCGAACCTGTCTGAATAGAGAAACCGTCCTCAAAATAGCCCGATGAAACAATCACGTCGGCGGCGTTGCGGGCAATGAGCAGATCTCTCGGGTTCTTTGTCATTCTCGTTGCTCCGGTGCTGATTCCGTTGGGATCCCCAACCGAATCGACTTTGACGATATAGTCCACCTGATCCTGGTGGATACTGAAAGGCGTATTGGGATATTCCACGAGAAAATCGGTTATGAGGACCACTTTTTTCGCCCATTCGGCATCGACCTTGGCATAACCGAGGGAGCCGCAGGCTGATTTGCCCGTGTATCCGTTCGAATTGCCGTAGACATCGGAGGAGGGAACGCCGAGGAAGGCCACATCGATACTGATTTTCCGCGTTTCGATGGCGCGGGCCCGTCCGCCGTGGCTGTGGATGAGCACCGGATTTTCCATGCCTCCGTTGGAGATAAACTCTCCCAGCTCTCCTCTCAGGCCGCTCGTATAGATCTGGGTCACCACGCCGTTTTTGATATGCCCGACGAGGGGCGAGTGGGCATCGGTCAGGGAACTGGAAGCCAGTGTCAGATTTTTGATTCCCAGATTGGCAATGACATCCAGTACCATATTGAGAATATAGTCTCCATTGCGGAAGTGATGATGGAACGATATGGTCATACCGTCTTTCAATTCTGTTTTCAGAACCGCCTGTTCCACTGTTTCAACCAGTTTGTTCAGCTTGGGAACATTGCGGATCCCTTTTTCCTTCCTGACCAGAGGGGTGTTTTCGAAAGCCCCTTCGAACGGTTTTATGACATCAAATCCCGGCAGGGATTGGGGTATTTCTCTTTTTACTGCATTTAAAG contains:
- the citF gene encoding citrate lyase subunit alpha; amino-acid sequence: MPLNAVKREIPQSLPGFDVIKPFEGAFENTPLVRKEKGIRNVPKLNKLVETVEQAVLKTELKDGMTISFHHHFRNGDYILNMVLDVIANLGIKNLTLASSSLTDAHSPLVGHIKNGVVTQIYTSGLRGELGEFISNGGMENPVLIHSHGGRARAIETRKISIDVAFLGVPSSDVYGNSNGYTGKSACGSLGYAKVDAEWAKKVVLITDFLVEYPNTPFSIHQDQVDYIVKVDSVGDPNGISTGATRMTKNPRDLLIARNAADVIVSSGYFEDGFSIQTGSGGASLATTKYLRDYMIERNVKASWGLGGITSQMVKLHEEGLITKLLDTQSFDLDAVKSIANNRYHTEISASYYANPLNKGCAVNKLNVVILSALEIDVNFNVNVLTGSDGVLRGASGGHSDTAVGSGLSIIVAPLIRGRTATVVDNVQTIITPGETVDVLVTDRGIAVNPRRQDVLKRLRETTLPLYTIEELRDKAQRVAGTPEKIEFEEKVVALVEYRDGTIIDVVHQVKS
- the citG gene encoding triphosphoribosyl-dephospho-CoA synthase CitG, producing the protein MTFNRPEERIASLAVEAMLHEAAAGPKPGLVDRYNNGAHKDMDLFTFCSSAAVLHPYFSSMTETGFHFTGSDLLNLLRQIRPIGIEAEKAMFEATSGINTHKGLIFSLGILCASAGYLLKNETPGKNITGDDLCGIASQMCRGIVERELAVSNRKQTHGEKLFQDSGTTGIRGEAEAGFPSVTGSALPALRRSAGEWNNRLVDILLLLMTEVEDSNVLHRGGTESLKRVKEQAGEALEAGGSGNLKGREILHRMDRDFAERNISPGGCADLLAVTIFLYKLENII
- a CDS encoding DUF4395 domain-containing protein, encoding MKTLNRPYRVNEAVVRGIALQVLFLSLLTLFTGSLIPAFLLAGDFAIRVFLIPRFSPLAYISGKIIAPLARFKRKQIVFKPKRFAAMIGLSLSAASVVFLLNQASGPALFLLGMLALFSFLEAVFRFCAGCRIFGLLMKLGLVKEEQCPDCVFLDGTGI